One genomic window of Candidatus Pseudobacter hemicellulosilyticus includes the following:
- a CDS encoding uroporphyrinogen-III synthase — protein sequence MARKYSVLLEFHPFIKVEGIAAKDFRKQKIEISNYTAVIFTSRNAIDHFFRICEEMKVSVSQDTKYFCITEAVALYLQKFILYRKRKVFYGADGTNKSVFDVINKHKENEKFLYPISENQQDNEIVNWLKNNRCEFATPYMYQTISNDARELLGQQSFDIICFFTPSGVKSLFDNCPKFQQNGTRIGAFGSNTGRAVEEAGLTLDIKAPQPSAPSMVAALEQYLSTILKKK from the coding sequence TTGGCAAGGAAGTACAGTGTTTTATTGGAATTTCATCCGTTTATTAAGGTTGAGGGAATTGCTGCCAAAGACTTTCGCAAGCAGAAGATTGAGATCAGCAACTACACAGCTGTAATTTTCACCAGTCGTAATGCTATCGATCATTTCTTTCGCATCTGCGAGGAAATGAAGGTCAGTGTTTCACAGGACACCAAGTACTTCTGTATTACAGAAGCTGTGGCGCTGTATCTTCAGAAATTCATCCTTTACCGCAAACGCAAAGTGTTCTATGGCGCTGATGGCACCAACAAGAGCGTATTTGACGTGATCAACAAGCACAAGGAGAATGAGAAGTTCCTGTATCCCATTTCGGAGAACCAGCAGGATAATGAGATCGTGAACTGGCTCAAGAACAACCGCTGTGAATTTGCCACGCCTTATATGTACCAGACCATCAGCAATGATGCGCGTGAACTGTTGGGGCAGCAAAGCTTTGATATCATCTGTTTCTTTACGCCCAGCGGCGTCAAGAGCCTGTTTGATAACTGTCCCAAGTTCCAGCAGAACGGTACCCGTATCGGCGCATTTGGTAGCAATACCGGGCGTGCGGTGGAAGAGGCCGGTCTGACCCTGGACATCAAGGCGCCGCAACCTTCCGCACCTTCCATGGTAGCGGCCCTGGAGCAGTACCTGTCCACCATTCTCAAGAAAAAATAG
- a CDS encoding DUF4271 domain-containing protein, with amino-acid sequence MKKILSLFCCLLFIHGLVLAQAGADTTHRNRDTAPARPAVSAVQDTPRRAPAVRRDTGQRTQPVAPPRTAPARPVTDSTLRGTGQPGADSLLQQRDSLATDSSRQLVDTPVVRVASQALIKATREFQAALREHPYYNFFGRPIIMPMQIRQPEDQDTLFYFLAGLVFFFGLIKVLFSKYVDNIMTLFFRVTMRQQQLRDQMLQTPVASILLNLLYFLAGGLFLAFIARYYNLAPEGNLWLLAGACSGVLLIIYLGKYLLLKIMGWIFNVRAATDTYIFIVFLVNKMIGIALLPILVMLAFPYPGFYAVIVTLAFIMLAIFLGYRCIISYKPIRNEIKVSRFHFFLYLCAFEIAPLLLIYKVLLIFVERSY; translated from the coding sequence GTGAAAAAGATCCTTTCCCTCTTTTGCTGTTTACTTTTTATACATGGGCTGGTCCTTGCACAGGCGGGGGCGGATACCACACATCGTAACAGGGATACCGCCCCGGCCAGGCCGGCGGTCAGCGCGGTGCAGGATACTCCCCGCCGGGCGCCTGCAGTAAGAAGGGATACCGGGCAACGAACGCAGCCGGTTGCGCCTCCCCGTACGGCGCCGGCAAGGCCGGTCACTGACAGTACGCTGAGGGGTACGGGGCAGCCCGGGGCCGACAGCCTCCTGCAACAGCGGGATAGCCTGGCCACTGACAGCAGCCGGCAACTGGTGGACACACCCGTGGTGCGGGTAGCCAGCCAGGCCCTGATCAAGGCCACGCGGGAATTCCAGGCGGCATTACGGGAACATCCCTATTACAATTTCTTTGGCCGACCCATCATTATGCCCATGCAAATCCGGCAGCCGGAAGACCAGGACACCCTGTTCTATTTCCTGGCCGGACTGGTGTTCTTTTTCGGGCTTATCAAAGTACTGTTCAGCAAATACGTGGACAATATCATGACCCTGTTCTTCAGGGTCACCATGCGGCAGCAACAGCTCCGCGACCAGATGCTGCAAACGCCCGTGGCCAGCATCCTGCTCAACCTGCTGTATTTCCTGGCGGGAGGACTCTTCCTGGCCTTTATTGCCCGGTACTACAACCTGGCGCCGGAAGGCAATCTCTGGCTGCTGGCCGGCGCCTGCAGCGGCGTCCTGCTGATCATTTACCTGGGCAAATACCTCCTGCTGAAGATCATGGGCTGGATCTTCAATGTCAGGGCTGCAACCGATACCTACATTTTTATCGTCTTCCTCGTGAATAAAATGATCGGCATCGCTTTATTGCCCATTCTCGTGATGTTGGCTTTTCCGTACCCCGGGTTTTATGCTGTAATAGTGACCCTCGCCTTCATTATGCTGGCTATATTCCTGGGATACAGATGTATAATCTCTTATAAGCCAATACGGAATGAAATTAAAGTCAGTCGTTTCCATTTTTTTCTCTACCTTTGCGCCTTCGAAATAGCACCCCTATTGCTGATTTACAAGGTGTTATTGATTTTTGTGGAAAGAAGTTATTAA
- a CDS encoding BamA/TamA family outer membrane protein, whose protein sequence is MAKHILFWLLLMVPFAVPAQYLLKVTPVDRDSATIASLKLTSSFRNRTACSTYVQQLPALLRAKGFHAASVDSARYDSLGATVNLFLGEPFRYAYLNTDSIDKKILDAVGWRRVAGSQQELDLEQTRQLQEKILDYLENNGYPFARLRLDSIVLQQDSLYALLMLDKGPLYRIDSIRNQGSASLSSNFLQHYLGIPNGSIFRKDILQGVSRRLQELPYVQEQKPWDLTLLGTGSVLNLYLAPKRSSQVNVLVGFLPDNTQTGSSKLQVTGEANVQLKNSLGNGESIGLNWQQIQVKSPRLNLAFQQPYLFNSPFGVNASFDLFKKDSSFVNIGLLLGVQYAVSANKTGSVFIQNTQSNLLTVDTVTVKSQRALPAEADVRAVNLGVNYEWANTDYRFNPRKGNELLISAAAGTRNIKKNNVIVKLVDAGDPAFDFNSLYDTLELRSYQFRVKLVAAHYFQLTRVSTLKLGVNGGWFESPNIFRNELFQIGGYKLLRGFDEESIYASQYAVGTAEYRYLLGMNSFLFAFTDFGWAKSSSGAVRLSNTYLGAGIGMAFETKAGIFNISYAAGKRDDAKFNLRQSKIHLGYVNYF, encoded by the coding sequence GTGGCAAAGCATATACTTTTCTGGCTGTTGTTGATGGTTCCTTTCGCTGTACCGGCGCAGTACCTGCTAAAGGTGACGCCGGTAGACAGGGATTCCGCCACTATTGCCAGCCTGAAGCTCACCAGCTCTTTCAGGAATAGGACGGCCTGCTCCACCTATGTACAGCAACTGCCCGCCCTGCTCCGTGCCAAAGGCTTTCATGCCGCTTCCGTTGACAGCGCCCGCTACGATTCCCTGGGCGCTACCGTAAATCTTTTTTTGGGCGAACCATTCCGGTACGCCTACCTCAATACTGATTCCATAGATAAAAAGATCCTCGATGCCGTTGGCTGGCGACGGGTTGCCGGCAGTCAGCAGGAGCTGGACCTGGAGCAAACCCGGCAGTTGCAGGAAAAGATACTGGACTACCTGGAGAACAACGGTTATCCGTTTGCCAGGCTCCGGCTGGACAGTATTGTGCTGCAGCAGGATTCCCTCTATGCCCTGCTGATGCTGGACAAAGGTCCCCTGTACCGGATAGACAGTATCCGCAACCAGGGCAGCGCCAGTCTGTCTTCCAATTTCCTGCAGCATTACCTGGGCATTCCCAATGGCAGCATCTTCCGCAAGGATATACTGCAGGGGGTGAGCCGGCGATTGCAGGAACTGCCCTATGTGCAGGAACAGAAACCCTGGGACCTCACCCTGCTGGGCACCGGATCGGTCCTGAACCTATACCTGGCGCCCAAACGCAGCAGCCAGGTGAATGTGCTGGTTGGGTTCTTACCAGATAATACACAAACCGGCTCCAGCAAGCTGCAGGTGACCGGTGAAGCCAATGTGCAATTGAAGAATTCACTGGGCAACGGGGAAAGCATTGGTCTCAACTGGCAGCAGATACAGGTAAAATCGCCCCGCCTTAACCTGGCCTTTCAGCAGCCTTACCTCTTTAACTCGCCCTTTGGTGTGAACGCCAGTTTTGACCTGTTCAAAAAAGATTCCTCCTTTGTCAATATCGGCCTGCTGCTGGGTGTGCAATATGCGGTGAGCGCCAACAAAACAGGCAGTGTGTTCATTCAGAATACCCAGTCTAACCTGCTTACGGTAGATACGGTGACGGTCAAGAGCCAGCGGGCCCTGCCGGCAGAAGCAGATGTGCGGGCTGTGAACCTGGGCGTCAACTATGAGTGGGCCAACACGGATTACCGCTTCAATCCGCGTAAGGGCAATGAACTGCTGATCAGCGCTGCTGCCGGCACCAGGAATATCAAGAAAAACAACGTGATCGTCAAGCTGGTGGATGCCGGAGATCCTGCATTTGACTTCAACAGCCTCTATGATACACTGGAACTGCGTTCCTACCAGTTCCGGGTTAAACTGGTGGCGGCACATTATTTCCAGCTCACACGGGTATCCACGCTGAAGCTGGGCGTGAATGGCGGCTGGTTTGAGAGCCCGAATATTTTCCGGAATGAATTGTTTCAGATAGGTGGTTATAAGCTGCTGCGTGGGTTTGATGAAGAAAGTATCTATGCGTCACAATATGCGGTGGGCACGGCGGAATACCGGTACCTGCTGGGGATGAACTCCTTTCTGTTTGCTTTCACGGATTTTGGCTGGGCGAAGTCTTCTTCAGGCGCCGTGCGGCTCAGCAATACCTACCTGGGAGCGGGTATCGGGATGGCTTTTGAAACCAAAGCGGGCATCTTCAATATATCCTATGCAGCGGGTAAAAGAGATGATGCCAAATTCAATCTCCGGCAGTCCAAGATCCACCTGGGGTACGTGAATTACTTTTAG
- the hemW gene encoding radical SAM family heme chaperone HemW produces MAGIYIHIPFCRRACHYCNFHFSTSGKQLNDFVAALLKEIRLQESFLAGETVETVYFGGGTPSLLPLDQLNNIIGELRQHFNIGPEAELTLEANPDDLNEAALAGWRSAGINRLSIGIQSFFEEDLRWMNRAHTAQQAIDLLPLALQYFPNTTIDLIYGTPGLTDEKWRQNVDRALALRIPHLSCYALTVEPRTALDALIRKQKSPPVNTEDQARQFLLLMQWLREAGYDHYEISNFALPGHRSRHNSAYWKGIRYLGLGPSAHSYDGRNRQWNIANNALYIRSLQQDTVPFEKEELTEEQQFNEFVMIALRTMEGISLSVADRFGNGQFGRQLRSHARKYLQQQWLQEINDHYILTSAGKLFADGIAADLFV; encoded by the coding sequence ATGGCGGGCATTTATATTCATATCCCTTTTTGCAGACGCGCCTGCCATTACTGCAATTTCCATTTCTCCACCTCCGGTAAGCAGTTAAACGATTTTGTAGCCGCTTTATTGAAGGAGATCCGCCTCCAGGAATCATTCCTGGCAGGTGAAACCGTAGAGACCGTTTATTTTGGCGGTGGTACTCCCTCCCTCCTGCCGCTGGACCAGCTGAACAATATTATCGGGGAACTGCGGCAGCATTTCAATATCGGACCCGAAGCTGAGCTGACCCTGGAAGCCAACCCGGACGATCTGAACGAGGCAGCCCTTGCCGGCTGGCGCTCGGCGGGCATCAACCGGCTGAGCATCGGCATCCAGTCGTTTTTTGAGGAAGACCTGCGCTGGATGAACCGGGCGCATACAGCCCAACAGGCTATTGACCTGCTGCCCCTGGCCCTGCAGTATTTTCCCAATACCACCATTGACCTGATCTATGGCACGCCCGGACTCACTGATGAAAAATGGCGGCAGAACGTGGACCGGGCCTTAGCGCTCCGCATCCCGCACCTGAGCTGTTATGCCCTGACGGTGGAGCCCCGTACTGCCCTGGACGCCCTGATCCGCAAACAGAAAAGTCCGCCGGTAAATACGGAAGACCAGGCCCGGCAGTTCCTGCTCCTGATGCAATGGCTGCGTGAAGCTGGTTATGACCATTACGAGATCTCCAATTTTGCCCTGCCCGGTCACCGGAGCCGCCATAACAGCGCCTACTGGAAGGGGATCAGGTACCTGGGACTGGGCCCTTCCGCCCATTCCTATGACGGCCGCAACCGGCAGTGGAATATTGCCAACAATGCCCTGTACATCCGCTCGCTGCAACAGGATACCGTTCCTTTTGAAAAAGAAGAACTCACAGAAGAACAGCAGTTCAATGAATTTGTCATGATTGCCCTGCGCACCATGGAGGGGATCAGCCTGTCTGTGGCCGATCGGTTCGGCAATGGACAATTTGGCCGGCAGCTGCGCAGCCATGCACGGAAATACCTGCAACAGCAATGGTTGCAGGAGATCAACGACCATTATATCCTTACTTCGGCCGGGAAATTATTCGCCGACGGCATTGCCGCCGATCTGTTTGTATGA
- a CDS encoding NAD(P)-binding domain-containing protein, producing the protein MRLAIIGSGSWATALAKILTDNKQPICWCVRTEQIVNHIRQRRHNPSYLSSVYFDTSLLDLTTDVRKAFAENDHILVAVPSAYILDTLSGLDAAAFAGKRIISAVKGIIPQQNLLLNDHLLKEYQVPITQYHTIMGPCHAEEVAAERLSYLTFSGTDTAATETVAGAFSTEYLNTIVNQDVYGVQYAAILKNIYAVGAGIAHGLEYGDNFLSVLIANYADEMAGFLQKVGIQHIKVGEHDGQDPITHRKTPNYAASVYLGDLLVTCYSLYSRNRTFGNMIGKGYSVKTAQLEMNMVAEGYNASKSIYLINQEVKADMPIAETIYRILWENVKPGDGLKQIEQVLV; encoded by the coding sequence ATGCGATTGGCTATCATTGGAAGCGGAAGCTGGGCAACCGCGCTTGCTAAGATCCTTACTGATAACAAACAACCCATCTGCTGGTGTGTACGCACAGAACAGATCGTGAACCATATCCGGCAGCGCCGTCATAATCCATCTTACCTCAGTTCGGTGTATTTTGATACCAGCCTGCTGGACCTGACCACTGATGTGCGCAAGGCCTTCGCAGAAAATGATCATATCCTCGTGGCAGTTCCATCGGCCTATATCCTGGATACCCTCTCCGGACTGGATGCGGCCGCCTTTGCCGGCAAGCGGATCATCTCCGCTGTAAAAGGGATCATCCCCCAGCAAAACCTGCTGCTGAATGATCATCTCCTCAAAGAATACCAAGTACCCATTACACAGTATCATACCATCATGGGCCCCTGCCATGCAGAGGAAGTAGCGGCAGAGCGTTTATCCTACCTGACCTTTTCGGGAACAGATACCGCCGCCACAGAAACCGTGGCTGGTGCATTTTCTACTGAATACCTCAATACCATCGTCAACCAGGATGTGTATGGCGTTCAATACGCCGCCATCCTCAAAAATATCTATGCCGTAGGCGCCGGCATTGCGCATGGACTGGAATACGGTGATAATTTCCTGAGCGTACTGATTGCCAATTATGCCGATGAAATGGCGGGCTTCCTGCAAAAAGTAGGGATCCAGCATATCAAAGTAGGCGAGCATGACGGGCAGGATCCCATCACCCACCGCAAAACACCCAATTACGCTGCCTCTGTATACCTGGGCGACCTGCTGGTGACCTGTTATTCCCTCTACAGCCGCAACCGGACCTTCGGGAATATGATCGGCAAGGGTTATTCTGTGAAAACGGCCCAGCTGGAAATGAATATGGTGGCCGAAGGCTATAATGCCAGTAAGTCTATTTACCTGATCAACCAGGAAGTAAAGGCGGATATGCCTATTGCGGAAACCATTTACCGCATCCTCTGGGAAAATGTTAAACCCGGTGACGGACTGAAACAAATTGAGCAGGTACTCGTCTAA
- a CDS encoding efflux RND transporter periplasmic adaptor subunit, translating to MKKKKLLWIILALIAVLVLLIGLKSGGVIGKEEGLKVATEKVVKRTIIETVNASGKVYPETEVKVSPDISGEIVELNYEEGDSVKKGAVLARIYADIYSTQRDQAAAMVGQERASVENLRAQLPGLKSAQDFAQRSYDRQKQLVAEKVISPSEFEQAENNLRSAQANYNAALQGIRRGEAASLGASASLTKADKDLSRTAVLAPRDGVISLMSVKRGERVVGASMMAGTEMMRIADMNVIEVQVDVGENDIPKVSMYDSALVEVDAYTNRKFKGIVTKIASSNTTAASAVSGTSNDVTNYKVHIRLLPESYQDLVKGGIKFPFRPGMNASADIQTTTKPNILAAPINSVTTREKGTDKVVGENKDNTTEEKGMQEQTRAGLTSDLDEVVFVVQADGKVKKIKVRTGIQDINHIEILSGLKEGDQVVTAPYNVVSKMLKDDTKVTVVPADKLFETKKK from the coding sequence ATGAAGAAGAAGAAACTCTTGTGGATCATTCTTGCGCTGATAGCCGTTTTGGTCCTCCTGATCGGACTCAAGTCGGGAGGCGTCATCGGCAAGGAAGAAGGCCTCAAAGTGGCCACCGAAAAAGTGGTGAAACGAACCATCATTGAAACTGTCAACGCCAGCGGCAAAGTGTACCCGGAAACGGAGGTGAAGGTCAGTCCTGATATCTCCGGGGAGATCGTAGAGCTGAATTATGAGGAAGGCGACAGTGTGAAGAAAGGAGCCGTACTGGCACGTATATACGCAGATATCTACAGCACGCAACGCGACCAGGCCGCTGCCATGGTAGGACAGGAGCGCGCCAGCGTAGAGAACCTGCGCGCCCAGCTGCCCGGTCTGAAATCCGCCCAGGATTTTGCCCAGCGCTCCTATGACCGCCAGAAACAGCTGGTGGCAGAAAAAGTGATCTCTCCTTCCGAATTTGAACAGGCTGAAAATAACCTGCGCTCCGCCCAGGCCAATTATAATGCCGCCCTGCAGGGCATTCGCCGCGGTGAGGCCGCCAGCCTCGGCGCCAGCGCCAGCCTCACAAAAGCAGATAAGGACCTGAGCCGTACCGCCGTACTGGCCCCCCGTGATGGTGTGATCTCACTCATGAGCGTGAAGAGAGGAGAAAGGGTAGTAGGCGCCTCCATGATGGCCGGTACCGAAATGATGCGTATTGCCGATATGAACGTGATTGAAGTGCAGGTGGACGTAGGCGAAAACGATATTCCCAAAGTATCCATGTATGATTCCGCCCTGGTGGAAGTGGATGCCTATACCAACCGGAAGTTCAAAGGCATTGTTACCAAGATAGCCAGTAGCAATACCACCGCAGCTTCTGCCGTAAGCGGTACCTCCAATGATGTTACCAATTACAAAGTACATATCCGCCTGCTGCCTGAGTCTTACCAGGACCTGGTAAAAGGCGGTATCAAATTCCCTTTCCGTCCCGGCATGAACGCCAGTGCGGATATCCAGACCACTACCAAACCCAATATCCTGGCGGCGCCCATCAACTCGGTGACCACCCGCGAGAAAGGAACGGATAAAGTGGTGGGAGAGAATAAAGACAATACTACAGAAGAGAAAGGCATGCAGGAGCAAACCAGGGCCGGTCTTACTTCCGACCTGGATGAAGTAGTGTTTGTGGTGCAGGCCGATGGTAAAGTGAAAAAAATAAAGGTCCGCACGGGTATCCAGGATATCAACCATATTGAGATCCTGAGTGGTCTGAAAGAAGGGGACCAGGTAGTAACGGCGCCTTACAATGTAGTGTCCAAAATGCTGAAGGATGATACCAAGGTGACGGTAGTGCCGGCCGACAAACTATTTGAGACCAAGAAGAAATAA
- a CDS encoding TolC family protein: MRKWKMLLLICLQGSFLPFAFSQEKWDLRRCVDYALANNISVKQTDIQSRLAAVDYKQNKWSQYPNVDFSTSTGLGFGRSIDPNTNTYISETAMLLSQNFGLSAGVTVFNWHRIRNNIMATRFAADAGNMDVAKVKNDIALNVATFYLQILLARQQVNIAKVQMAQTREQIGFARKKVDAGASPELDVLTLEGQYATDSSNYISAVATADQNLLDLKAVLNFDPGAAFDIAEPPVEQIPLEPLLDLQPENVFREGVSNMPAQKANALRIQAQEYNVKAAKGAFYPTISVGAGLNTQFGMSNKYALPQLTGRDVPTGTYWKNGTDTIPVVSPGYILQSQTRSFSKLWDGWGTLINDNFRQNIGVSISVPINNGGQARFNQQRAKLNLENAKLTRDQSDLTLKTEIYKAYNSASAALEKWNATKASVSLTQRTYDFASKRFELGLLNSFDLITSQNNLTRAKLDQAAAQFDYVFKMKVLEFYKGQGIKL; the protein is encoded by the coding sequence ATGAGAAAATGGAAAATGCTACTATTGATCTGCCTGCAGGGATCATTCCTTCCCTTTGCCTTCAGCCAGGAAAAATGGGATCTCCGCCGATGCGTTGATTATGCACTGGCAAACAATATTTCCGTTAAACAAACTGATATACAGTCGCGACTGGCCGCTGTGGACTACAAACAGAATAAGTGGTCTCAGTATCCCAACGTTGATTTCTCCACAAGTACCGGTCTTGGCTTCGGTCGCTCCATTGACCCTAACACCAATACCTATATCAGCGAAACGGCCATGCTGCTCTCCCAGAACTTTGGATTAAGCGCAGGTGTAACCGTATTCAACTGGCACCGTATCCGGAACAATATAATGGCCACCCGCTTTGCGGCAGATGCCGGCAACATGGACGTTGCCAAAGTGAAAAACGATATAGCCCTCAATGTGGCTACTTTTTATTTGCAGATATTGCTGGCCCGCCAGCAGGTCAATATTGCCAAAGTGCAGATGGCGCAGACCAGGGAGCAGATTGGCTTTGCCCGTAAGAAAGTAGATGCCGGCGCCAGTCCTGAGCTGGATGTGCTGACGCTGGAAGGACAGTACGCCACGGACAGCTCCAATTATATTTCTGCCGTGGCCACAGCAGATCAGAACCTGCTGGACCTGAAAGCCGTCCTGAACTTTGATCCCGGTGCTGCTTTTGATATTGCCGAACCTCCGGTAGAACAGATCCCGCTGGAGCCGCTGCTGGACCTGCAGCCGGAAAACGTATTCCGGGAAGGAGTAAGCAATATGCCGGCGCAAAAGGCCAATGCCCTGCGTATCCAGGCCCAGGAATATAATGTCAAAGCTGCCAAAGGGGCGTTTTATCCCACTATTTCTGTAGGCGCCGGTCTGAACACGCAGTTTGGTATGTCCAATAAATATGCTCTTCCACAACTGACAGGAAGAGATGTCCCCACCGGTACTTACTGGAAAAATGGAACTGATACTATTCCCGTGGTATCGCCTGGTTATATCCTGCAGTCGCAGACCCGTTCGTTCAGCAAATTATGGGATGGCTGGGGAACCCTGATCAATGATAACTTCCGGCAGAATATCGGTGTTTCCATTTCTGTTCCCATCAACAATGGCGGCCAGGCCCGCTTCAACCAGCAGCGCGCAAAGCTGAACCTGGAAAACGCCAAACTGACCAGAGACCAGTCAGACCTCACCCTGAAGACTGAAATATACAAAGCCTATAACAGTGCTTCGGCAGCCCTGGAAAAATGGAACGCTACCAAGGCCTCCGTCAGCCTGACCCAACGTACCTATGATTTTGCCAGCAAACGTTTTGAGCTGGGATTGCTCAATTCCTTTGACCTGATCACCAGCCAGAACAACCTGACCCGCGCCAAGCTGGACCAGGCTGCTGCGCAGTTTGATTATGTGTTCAAGATGAAAGTGCTGGAGTTCTATAAGGGCCAGGGTATTAAACTGTAG
- a CDS encoding PLP-dependent aspartate aminotransferase family protein, which produces MNEHELSYILNELGEDRDDYFGAIAPPIMQTSNFAFPTVADMQQAFNDEFSANIYTRGHNPTINILRQKLAALDHAEDCLVFNSGSSAIFAAVLGNVQAGDHIVSVSRPYAWAQKMFDHTLPRFGVATTYVDGTQIEAFERAILPNTRIIYLESPNSWDYALQDLRAVAELASAEGIITICDNSYCTPLYQRPLDMGIDIALQSATKYIGGHSDVVAGVLTGKQEMMKKLFTHELMNMGNGISPFNAWLLIRGLRTLPARLERITKTTHTIVNWLKQHPKVEELLFPLDPDFPQYELARQQMSGACGLLTITLNAKNRAEIVTFCESLRHILMAVSWGGHESLLIPRCAGIPEALFDANNREHRMIRFYFGLEDADYLIADLEQAFAALT; this is translated from the coding sequence ATGAACGAGCATGAACTGTCCTATATCCTGAACGAGCTGGGAGAAGACCGGGACGATTATTTTGGCGCCATTGCCCCGCCCATCATGCAAACCAGCAATTTTGCCTTCCCGACAGTGGCCGATATGCAGCAGGCCTTCAATGATGAGTTCAGCGCCAATATCTATACCCGCGGTCATAATCCCACCATCAATATTCTACGGCAAAAGCTGGCCGCCCTGGACCATGCAGAGGACTGCCTGGTGTTCAACAGCGGCTCTTCCGCCATCTTTGCGGCCGTATTGGGCAATGTGCAGGCCGGTGATCATATTGTATCCGTGTCCCGGCCCTATGCCTGGGCGCAGAAAATGTTTGATCATACGCTGCCCCGCTTCGGGGTGGCTACCACTTATGTAGACGGAACGCAGATAGAAGCCTTTGAGCGGGCAATTTTACCCAATACCCGTATCATTTACCTGGAATCCCCCAATAGCTGGGACTATGCCCTGCAGGATCTCCGGGCCGTGGCCGAGCTGGCCAGTGCAGAAGGTATTATTACTATTTGTGATAACAGCTACTGCACGCCGTTGTACCAGCGCCCCCTGGACATGGGCATTGATATCGCCCTGCAATCTGCTACGAAATATATCGGAGGTCACAGTGATGTAGTGGCCGGCGTGCTGACCGGTAAGCAGGAGATGATGAAAAAGCTCTTCACCCATGAGCTGATGAATATGGGCAATGGCATCTCTCCTTTTAATGCCTGGCTCCTGATCCGCGGGCTCAGGACCCTGCCTGCCAGGCTGGAGCGTATTACTAAAACTACCCATACCATTGTAAACTGGCTCAAACAGCACCCAAAAGTGGAAGAACTGCTGTTTCCCCTGGACCCGGATTTTCCGCAGTATGAACTGGCCCGGCAGCAGATGAGCGGGGCCTGCGGCCTGCTGACCATTACCCTGAATGCCAAAAACAGGGCGGAAATTGTAACCTTCTGTGAGTCCCTGCGACATATCCTCATGGCTGTCAGCTGGGGCGGGCATGAAAGCCTGCTGATCCCCCGCTGCGCCGGAATACCGGAGGCGCTTTTTGATGCTAACAATCGTGAGCATAGGATGATCCGTTTTTATTTTGGACTGGAAGACGCAGATTACCTGATAGCTGATCTGGAACAGGCATTTGCTGCCTTGACCTGA